The DNA segment CATTGCATCAGGTTCAAAATTATCTGCGTTTCCCAGACTTATTGAACCGATCTTAAATCCCAGCATCGGGTATATGCTGAAACTGATGTCACCTTTAAAAACAAGTTCACGCCCTAAATTGTCTTTAACTATCTCAGCTATTTCAGGCTTGTAGTCGTTAGGGTCGACAGTGGCAAAAAGAACAGTAATTCCAGCAAGCAGCAGGACTAAAACTGCGCAAACTCCAAGAAGCACAACTTTAACTGGTTTAATCATAATTTTTTTCTTCCGGATTTTAAAACTTATCAGCCAGATAAAAGACCGCAGGTAATCCCTGCCCCTCTAAGGCAGTACGAGATCCTGCATAGTCATTGTCAGTTAACACTGATTTTTTAGCAAAACATCTAACGATATCAGCGGGAAATATTCACCTACTCAAATCGGGCGGTTCCGTCAGAAAGCAGGGTGATGCTGCTTACTCCGGTCAAATCAAGATCAATAAAATTCAACTGCTGACCTTCATCATCTATCACGGCCATATCCCAGCCCTTGGAGCCACCTGAAAGAGTGATAGCAATATATTCCCCCGGACTAAGCACATCGTCTCCAAGGAGATCTTCACCCCATTTTTTTGAATTACTATCTGAAACAGCCAGACCGTGAAGAGCAAAAGAAGTTCCATTGATCACTTTTACTTCCTGAGCATAGGCAGCTGTGCACATAAACCCCAACAGCAAAGTAACCACAACGAAGACATTAACCGCCCTAACTGACATTTTGACCTCCACGGCAACTTGTTACAAAATTATCACGCTAAAATAATTACAGATTTTAAGATAATCTCTCAATAGTATTAAATTTACCGGGACGGATATACCAGTATAGGAGCAATATCCAGCCGATAACAGTGAACGTAAGCAGAAACCACCAGCCTGAGCGGTTTACGTCATGGAGTCTCCTGATACAGACAGCTATTGTAGGAACTACAAATATTAAATTTACAATATTACTTACCAGAAGACCTCCTGAGAACATTGCTGTTTCCATATCACCATATATGGCTATATCAATCTGAAAAGATATAACGCTCGCAAGCCATATAAACAGCATCCAGTACCAGAACTCGGAACGGCTTGCCCGGCCTCTGAACGTTGCATAATTTTTAAGGCAGCTTTTTACAGAATCTATAAAGTTCATTTTATCTGTCCTCTAAATATTAAAAATAAAAACAACAAATTAATATGAAGTTTACATAAGTATTAAATAATAATATTTAAACAGTTTATACTCCACAACTAATTAAAGAAGATTAAAAAATCTTATTTAATTACCGAGTATAAAGATAAGTTATGACAGATATTGTATCTACAACATGGAAGGACACAATCATCTATCAAATCGTTATAGATTCAATAGATGATATGAATGTATATGTCTGTCCTTCAAATCGACTACATATCTAAAGAAGCACTATGGATGGCAGTATGGAAGATAAAATGACAAGAATATGTGACCGGTTACTCGGCCGAAAATATAAAATAATTTCAGAATAAATAATCAGTCTACAGTACGTATTACCTCGGCAGGACTCTGCCCGAAATATCTCTTAAACTCTCTGCTGAACTGCGAGGCACTTTCATAGCCGACTTCGTCGGCAACAAGATAAACTTTCATCCTTCGCTGCTGTAGCAGATTTTTTGCTTTTGAAAGTCTTATTTTCTTTAAATACTGCAAAGGAGAATCAGCAGTAACTTCTTTAAATGCTTTATGAAAAGCTGAGATACTCATATTAGCTGAATCGGCAAGTTCCTGAATATCCAGTTTATCTGAATAATGACCTTCCATCATGCTGATTACCCGTGAGACCTGCGAAAAAGAGCTGCTCCCTCTGGAAAGTGAATAAAGAACCTGAGACTGTTTTCCACACAGAACCCGGTAATATATTTCCCGGATCAGCGAAGGAGCGAGAATCTTTGATTCCGTTTTTGACTTCAATGATTTTAAAAGCTTAACAGCAGCATTGATCATCTCTGCGCTCATTACAGATGGTCCCATGGCAAGGCGGCATTCGATATCTGTGCCATCAGCACTTTTGCTGGCAAAATTCATCTGGCTTATTAATTCATTCAGCTCAGGCATATCAATATCAATGAACATTCCGAGCAAAGGTCCGTCGTTTCCCGGAAAGGATTCACATTCAAAGGGCATTGAAACGGATGTGACCAGATAATTGTTGGCATCATATCGAAACGATCGCCCACCCAGATGGGCTATTTTATGACCTGAGGCGACAATGCAGATTCCAGGATTGTACACTAATGGTCTACGCCGGACATGCTTTGTACCTTTAAAAAGGCGGACTCCGGGAACCGCAGATTTTACTGATCCGCCTTCGGCAGGGGTCATATCATTCAATAATTCTGATAAGTTGGACATATATTAAGTCTCCACATTTTTAACTGATATGTTGAACAACATTTCTATGTTTTATTCAACTCAAAAATGACCTCAATAGAGAAACAGGCATGATTTAAATAGGAATGTATGTTCAAGAGTATGGTGGAAACCCTTAAATAATTCTGAAGGGTGAGGAAAATTTATCCCTGAGCCTCAAAGAAGAGGCCGAAATTACAGACTCAAAAGAATAAACACTGTTATGGAAGACAACACCTTTCATCTGATATCAATGGTTAGCGGGTCAGTCAGACTTTCATGATACAATCAAATTAATCACCCGATTAACCATACCAACTTAACTAAACATGAGGATTTTTAATGCAGTACAGAACCTTCGGCAAAACAGGTGAGAAAGTTTCAGCTCTGGGATTCGGCGCAATGCGCCTGCCTATCATAGATGGTGATTACAGCAAAGTTGATGAAGATGCAGCTTATAAACTTTTCAAACATGCTGTGGACAACGGCCTTAATTATATCGATACAAGCTGGCCTTACCACAGCAACAGCCTGACTGAAGGCGGCTCAAGTGAACCATTTGTAGGGCGGACACTAAAAAAAATAGGCCGCGAAAAAGTACTTCTAGCCACCAAACTTCCTATCTGGGCCGTAAAATCACGTGAAGATATGGATGCTTTTCTGGATAAGCAGCTCGAACGCCTGCAAACAGACCATGTGGATTTCTATCTGGTACACAACATCATGGAAACCACATGGAGAAGTGTAACTTCTCTCGGGCTTTCAGATTTTCTTGATAAAGCTCTTAAAAGTGGGAAAGTCCGCCACGTAGGTTTTTCATTCCACGACACTCCTGCCCTTTTTGATGAAGTTCTCAATTATTACGACTGGTCCTTCTGTCAGCATGCCTGCAATTATTTTGATACAAAATTTCAGGCCGGACTCGAAGGTATCGACAAAGCTTCCGAGCGCGGCCTCGGCTTTGTCTCCATGGAGACTGTTCTTGGCGGAATGCTGGCTGACCAGATCCCCGAGGAAGCTGTCGAGATCTTCAATGCTACCGGAATAAAACGTTCACCAGCCGGATGGGCCTTACGCTGGGCCTGGAACAGACCACAGACCAGTGTCTTGTTAAGCGGTATGAATACCATGGAACAGCTTGAAGAAAATTTGAGTCTGGCTGACATAGCCCTGCCGAATTCTTTATCTGAGGTGGAGATGGAAGCTTATGCCAAAGTCAGAACCTTCCTTAAATCACGTGGAACAATTCCATGTATTGAATGCGGTAAATGTTCATGTCCGAATGGCGTGGATATTCAGCAGATTTTCACCATCCACAATTCAAATACAATCTTCAAGGATGTTCCTTTCGGCTGCCATCAGTACGACCTTATGATTGCTCCTTCAGGGCATGGAGCCGAGAACTGTAACGGTTGTGGAGAGTGTGAATCCATGTGTCCGCAGGACATTAATATTGCTGAAGAAATACAGAAGATAGCTGTAGAGTTTAATGCCGGAGCATAATTTTTAAATTTATGCCTTACAGCTTTCTTTTTTAAATGGTAATTTCTGATCGCTTACGGATTCAGGTTTCTTGCAACGGATAAAAAGCGATCAATTAAATACTATGGAGGTAAAAATGGATTGGGATAAAACATTCGCTAAAAGTGACAAAGTTCTTCACGAAAAGATAAACTTCCACAACAGATTCGGCATATATATCAGTGCCGACATGTACAAACCCAAAGATTTTGACACCACCGCAAAATACAGAGGCCTTATTGTAGGCACTCCCTATGGTGGAGTAAAAGAACAGGGTGCCGGAATTTACGCTCAGGAGATGGCCGAAAGAGGATATGTAGCCATTGCATTTGATGAGTCCTACAACGGTGAAAGCGGAGGAATGCCTCGCCAGACTTCATCTGTAGAAGGTTTTGTTGAAGACTTTCACGCTGCTGTGGACTTCATGGGAACACGTCCCTACATCGACCGCGATAAAATAGGTGTAATAGGCATCTGCGGAAGTGGAGGATTTTCACTTTCAGCAGCTCAGGTGGACAGGCGTATTAAAGCCGTAGCCACTGTCAGCATGTATGACATGAGCCGGGTAAAAGCCAATGGCTGGATGGATTCATGGAGTGTGGAAGACAGAAATGCCTACCTTGACCAGCTTGGCGAAGAACGCTGGAAGGAATTTGCAGGCGGTGAAGTAAAAACTCTGGGACTGCCACCGACTATTGATGAGAATACCGATCCCATCACCACAGAGTTCTATGAATATTATAAGATGCCCCGCGGCGAGCATCCCCGCGCCACATCACACTTCACCATGACCAGTGATATGGGTTTCATGAACTACAAACTGCTTGACCGTATCGATTCCATCTCTCCGAGAC comes from the Maridesulfovibrio bastinii DSM 16055 genome and includes:
- a CDS encoding DUF805 domain-containing protein — protein: MNFIDSVKSCLKNYATFRGRASRSEFWYWMLFIWLASVISFQIDIAIYGDMETAMFSGGLLVSNIVNLIFVVPTIAVCIRRLHDVNRSGWWFLLTFTVIGWILLLYWYIRPGKFNTIERLS
- a CDS encoding AraC family transcriptional regulator; its protein translation is MSNLSELLNDMTPAEGGSVKSAVPGVRLFKGTKHVRRRPLVYNPGICIVASGHKIAHLGGRSFRYDANNYLVTSVSMPFECESFPGNDGPLLGMFIDIDMPELNELISQMNFASKSADGTDIECRLAMGPSVMSAEMINAAVKLLKSLKSKTESKILAPSLIREIYYRVLCGKQSQVLYSLSRGSSSFSQVSRVISMMEGHYSDKLDIQELADSANMSISAFHKAFKEVTADSPLQYLKKIRLSKAKNLLQQRRMKVYLVADEVGYESASQFSREFKRYFGQSPAEVIRTVD
- a CDS encoding aldo/keto reductase produces the protein MQYRTFGKTGEKVSALGFGAMRLPIIDGDYSKVDEDAAYKLFKHAVDNGLNYIDTSWPYHSNSLTEGGSSEPFVGRTLKKIGREKVLLATKLPIWAVKSREDMDAFLDKQLERLQTDHVDFYLVHNIMETTWRSVTSLGLSDFLDKALKSGKVRHVGFSFHDTPALFDEVLNYYDWSFCQHACNYFDTKFQAGLEGIDKASERGLGFVSMETVLGGMLADQIPEEAVEIFNATGIKRSPAGWALRWAWNRPQTSVLLSGMNTMEQLEENLSLADIALPNSLSEVEMEAYAKVRTFLKSRGTIPCIECGKCSCPNGVDIQQIFTIHNSNTIFKDVPFGCHQYDLMIAPSGHGAENCNGCGECESMCPQDINIAEEIQKIAVEFNAGA
- a CDS encoding alpha/beta hydrolase, with the translated sequence MDWDKTFAKSDKVLHEKINFHNRFGIYISADMYKPKDFDTTAKYRGLIVGTPYGGVKEQGAGIYAQEMAERGYVAIAFDESYNGESGGMPRQTSSVEGFVEDFHAAVDFMGTRPYIDRDKIGVIGICGSGGFSLSAAQVDRRIKAVATVSMYDMSRVKANGWMDSWSVEDRNAYLDQLGEERWKEFAGGEVKTLGLPPTIDENTDPITTEFYEYYKMPRGEHPRATSHFTMTSDMGFMNYKLLDRIDSISPRPILFVIGENAHSRYFSEDAYKAAAEPKELVVIPGATHVDLYDRVDLIPFDKLDEFFTSNLK